A section of the Triticum dicoccoides isolate Atlit2015 ecotype Zavitan chromosome 7A, WEW_v2.0, whole genome shotgun sequence genome encodes:
- the LOC119330019 gene encoding transketolase, chloroplastic produces MGCAPMGHILYDEVMRYNPKNPYWFNRDRFVLSAGHGCMLQYALLHLAGYDAVKEEDLKQFRQWGSSTPGHPENFETPGVEVTTGPLGQGIANAVGLALAEKHLAARFNKPDSEIVDHYTYCIVGDGCNMEGILTEACSLAGHWGLGKLIVFYDDNHISIDGDTEIAFTEDVSGRFEALGWHTLWVKNGNDGYDEIRKAIQEAKSVTDKPTMIKVTTTIGFGSPNKANSYAVHGAALGTSEVEATRANLGWPYEPFFVPEDVKSHWSRHIPQGAALEADWDAKFAQYEQKYPEDAATLKSIITGELPAGWADALPQYTTESPADATRNLSQQCLNALAKVVPGLIGGSADLASSNMTLLKMFGDFQKDTPEERNVRFGVREHGMGAICNGIALHTPGLIPYCATFFVFTDYMRGAMRISALSEAGVIYVMTHDSIGLGEDGPTHQPIEHLVSFRAMPNMLMFRPADGKETAGAYKVAVLNRKRPSILALSRQKLPHLPGTSIEGVAKGGYTISDNSTDNKPDFIIMSTGSEVEIAVKAAEELTKEGKTVRVVSFVCWELFDEQSDEYKESVLPEAVTARISIEAGSTLGWQKYVGSKGKTIGIDKFGASAPAPKIYKEYGITAESVIAAAKSL; encoded by the exons ATGGGGTGCGCGCCCATGGGCCACATCCTCTACGACGAGGTCATGCGCTACAACCCCAAGAACCCCTACTGGTTCAACCGCGACCGCTTCGTCCTCTCCGCCGGCCACGGCTGCATGCTCCAGTACGCCCTCCTCCACCTCGCCGGCTACGACGCCGTCAAG GAAGAGGACCTGAAGCAGTTCAGGCAGTGGGGAAGCTCCACCCCGGGCCACCCCGAGAACTTCGAGACTCCTGGAGTTGAAGTCACCACTG GTCCTCTTGGTCAGGGTATCGCGAATGCCGTCGGGTTGGCGCTTGCTGAGAAGCACCTGGCCGCTCGTTTCAACAAGCCTGACAGTGAAATCGTTGACCACTACAC GTACTGTATTGTGGGAGATGGGTGCAACATGGAGGGTATCTTGACTGAAGCTTGCTCCTTGGCTGGGCATTGGGGTCTTGGCAAGCTAATTGTTTTCTATGATGACAACCACATCTCCATTGACGGAGACACAGAGATTGCTTTTACAGAGGATGTGAGTGGCCGCTTTGAGGCTCTTGGGTGGCACACACTCTGGGTTAAGAATGGCAACGATGGTTATGACGAGATCCGTAAAGCTATCCAGGAAGCAAAATCAGTTACCGACAAGCCCACAATGATCAAG GTGACTACCACAATCGGTTTTGGATCTCCCAACAAGGCCAACTCATACGCTGTGCACGGAGCTGCATTGGGCACCAGCGAGGTCGAAGCGACCAGGGCAAACCTTGGATGGCCATATGAGCCATTCTTTGTGCCTGAGGATGTCAAGAG CCACTGGAGCCGCCATATTCCCCAAGGTGCCGCTCTTGAGGCTGACTGGGATGCTAAGTTTGCACAGTACGAGCAGAAGTACCCAGAAGATGCCGCCACCTTGAAAAGTATCATCACAGGAGAGTTGCCCGCTGGCTGGGCCGATGCTCTTCCT CAATACACAACCGAGAGCCCTGCAGATGCCACCAGGAATCTCTCCCAGCAATGCTTGAATGCACTTGCTAAAGTTGTGCCTGGTCTTATTGGAGGTAGTGCTGATCTTGCATCCTCCAACATGACATTGCTTAAGATGTTTGGCGACTTCCAGAAGGATACCCCTGAGGAGCGCAATGTCCGCTTTGGAGTCAGGGAGCACGGAATGGGCGCCATTTGCAACGGCATTGCGCTGCACACCCCAGGGCTCATTCCATACTGTGCAACTTTCTTTGTTTTCACCGACTACATGAGAGGTGCCATGAGGATCTCAGCCTTGTCTGAAGCTGGAGTTATCTATGTCATGACCCATGACTCTATTGGTCTGGGAGAAGATGGTCCGACCCATCAACCCATTGAGCACTTGGTGAGCTTCCGTGCGATGCCAAACATGCTGATGTTCCGTCCTGCTGATGGCAAGGAGACTGCCGGGGCATACAAGGTGGCTGTCCTCAACAGGAAGAGGCCATCTATTCTGGCTCTCTCCAGGCAAAAGCTTCCTCATCTGCCTGGTACCTCAATTGAGGGTGTTGCGAAGGGTGGATACACTATCTCTGACAACTCGACCGACAACAAGCCTGACTTCATCATAATGAGCACTGGTTCTGAGGTAGAGATTGCTGTGAAGGCTGCCGAAGAGTTGACGAAGGAGGGGAAGACCGTCCGCGTTGTGTCATTTGTCTGCTGGGAGCTTTTCGACGAGCAGTCAGATGAATACAAGGAGAGCGTGCTCCCTGAGGCTGTCACCGCAAGGATCAGCATTGAGGCTGGCTCTACCCTCGGATGGCAAAAGTACGTCGGATCCAAGGGCAAGACCATCGGCATCGACAAGTTCGGCGCCAGCGCTCCTGCCCCGAAGATCTACAAGGAGTACGGCATCACCGCGGAGAGCGTCATCGCCGCAGCCAAGAGCCTGTAA